The nucleotide window ACAATCGTTCATATTGCTGGTTTAAAACAGACTGTCTAGTTAGCACAGTAAACAATGATTCATTTGAACGTTGCACAATGTAATAGAATTCAACCTAAGTAGTTCCTTTGTTAACTTTTCCAATTAGCTGAATCATAGAAAAACTAAAATTCTTGGTCCAGTGATTTCCTTGAAGTACCACTTCAAGGCTTAAGAACAAAACCAGGAGGCATTATAAACATTTCAAATTGTTACTCTACGTCTATGTCCGACGGGCCTACTTGTGTTGTTTATTATTTGATAATATCTGAAATATCCACAGtcacataaaattaataaatttacgaAGTAATCAATTCACAATCAAATGATAAAACCACTTTACACAAACAGCATGGTTCAACAGAAGGAAATCGAGAATATAGTAGAGTAGCATAGTAAAGTGAACCTGAACACGAAGCGATACTCTTGTTTTGACAGTCGACTGTCGAGTCGAGTAGTGAGGCGTGTTGGGAGCGTGAGCTCAGCGCGTAGAACGCGCTGACTGCACgctgaaaaaccggacaagtgcgattcggacttgccctcgcccaccgagggtttcgtatttttttgtatttgttgttatagcggcaacagaaatacatcatctgtgaaaatcatAGGTCTATGGTGAAAATttcaatcacggttcatgagatacagcttggtgacaatggtgacagacagacggacagcagtcttagtaatgtCCCGTtcttgccctttgggtacggaaccctaaaaaaaagtaaagacgTGGCCCTTTTTATAGATTTTTCCCTTGTAAATTTTTAGTGTTCGTTCGAAAAAACTAGTTTACGGATAGTTTTCGTAATTTCGTATTGTGTCAAAAGCATAATATATGAAAGTTTCTGAACGTATTCGGTAAGAATAGGCTATTAAAGtcgaacctgaaaaaacgcggcatttcaaaaaaatctgtagcaggcggctctttgactACAACATAGACAAGATACAAGATAATggattacaaggattgcataacttatactttttataatttttttttttttttttaaatttaagtataaaaagAGGCGCCtgctacagtttttttttaaatgccgcGTTTTTCAGGTTCAAGTTTCATTTGCCAAATAGCCATACTTATTCTAATGACTGAACGCATTCGGCGTGAATGTgacatgacattgacatttcGAAGTTAGgttagaataaaatatattgtttgctttatcattttcttaaaaggctttttcaaaattttcattataattattactaaGTAAACGATGTTCGACGAGGAAAAAGAGATTATAAGTAATACTCAGAGTCGCATTTTAGACTTATTTGCCGAGCTAGATGACAAAGAATTAAAGAGTCTGGAACAGTGGTTAGGAAGTAAAAAGTATAGAAAAGGTATGGTATTGGTAACTTGTATTAGTTATCTAATTCTATAAATAATAGTGTACACGAACAAGTTTAAATGGTAGCATAACATAATCCCTTTCTagataaattacaatattatccGGCAGGCATATTACCTGTCCTGAGTCCTGAATATTTCCATGAAGCCATTAAAATTATAGACAAATTATGTCCTGCAATTTAAATGTGTGAATTTTTCAGACTTAGAAAATAAGAAATCAATCATAAGGTCTGACAAGTTACTACAAAAGATAGTAGATACTATAAAGAAATTGGTACCATTTGATGCGGAGTTGCCATCAGAAAACATAATGTTGCCAACTGTTGGAGATCAAGCAGATTGCAACCAAGTGAACACTCGTCATGTGGATGAGTTGCTTTATGATGAAGAACAAGTTGAACAGCTTGTTAAAGAGGGAAAATTATCTAGACATTACTGCCTAGACTGCAATTCACAAAATATTAAAGTAAGATTACTTTTATTGGAGCttatcaatcaataatttatttgctaTTTGCAATCAAATAACTTATTAACCTGTGGAGCGCCCTAGTAtcacagtagtatggaactcctGTACTAACTAGTATAACATGTGTGATACTATGGTGCTCCACGGGTTAAGTTATATGTATATCTTTTAGTAGGTTTATCTAATTAAATGGATAAAAGTAAATGTTGTCATAGCCTGACCTGCCTGACTATTTTTGtgctcataaataaaataaataaatattaaatataggacattcttacacaaattgactaagccccacagtaagctcaaaaaggcttgtgttgtgggtacttagacaatgatatatataatatacaaatacttaaatacatagaaaacatctatgacaggaacaaatatctgtgcttatcacacaaataaatgcccttaccgggattcgatcCCAGACCTCATGATTCacctttaataataataaaataaaataaaactatttaggaCCATCGGGGAGATCATTGGGTTAGTAATTACCTTAAATTTAAATGATCTTATCTAAGTGTTAgaactatatacataactatccttaataactataactatacatttatttattactgcgtttgtgtatcaagcAGCAGTTATTCAGATACAGGCAATCCATTCTGTTTGCTAACATTCTCAGAATGCTGTTGGAGCTGGCCCTCACTCTCCGCACAAGGGATGTAGCTTGCTTGCGCATGgtggtgtagaagcagtctacTCGCGCCTTTGTATATAGAAAGTGACCTattgttttattgttaatttaatacaGTACAAGCTTACAGTATTACACCAATTCACTTACAAACTATATGAATAGATATATAAATGTcaggaaaattacaaaaaaaaaacatgcaaacaGATGAAATGTCAAGAAAGATGAATTTTGCTTATTTGAATATGattttacaaattttaacaTTCTGCTGGACTGCAAAGTGCagctataatttttatttaaaatgtaagcTAGATTGCAAGCTTTTTATACCCTCTCTTTTCATTCTCCACTTGTAATCTAATCTTGCACATACAAGGGGGGAGCAGCTGCGATTTCCCTCATGAATGAACCCCCCCCTGTTCCATTGGCTGGTGGTGCTCTTGTGCAGTGCACATAGttgtttattcattctttattttgCAGGAGCTAAATCTTATTTCACATTCTATGTCGAGAGTACAACTTCAGTATATATTTAAAGTTCTGCTTCCAAAGGATCTGGAGGATAAACAGATTTTGGATGTGGGTTCCAGATttggtggaattttgtatgctGTAAGTTatcataatatgtgacgttttcaaccaaaaggtaccacattgtcgcttgttgataaggttgatttcaaattaaagctatatggaaatagcgccttattgacaaccgacaataagtacccttttgattgagaatggcacatattttatgtctttatgtgatattgttaattttgtcaataaactttattatggtcttaaatagtttaaaattctagttcaacatttttaaattggATGAAAatttgacgattttttttttctttttcaggcatattattttacaaatgCATCAAACATTATTGGCATAGAAATGAATAAAGAATGTtgtgaaatacaagaaaaaataatagaaCAATTTGGAATGGATAAAAACCGAATAAAAATTGTCCACTCTGATGTAACTGATAAAGAAGACTTAGTCAAGAAATCTAATATTTGCATCATgaattgttttgatttttttgtacctatagAGGAACACAGAAAAATGTGGTACTTTTTTAAGGAACATTTGCCTAAGGGGAGTTATGTTGTTTTGAACAGAAGTATTGCTGATACATTAACTGCATTAGACATGTTTGAAGAATTTATAGATTGGCTAAGTATTTGTAGACCATTTCAATTAGAAAATGAGATTTTCTTTGCTGTAGAAGATTTACATGAGATATTTCTGTACActgttaattaaatttaataaattataattcaaaATAGCTCTTTCTACTTATTTACTTGCCACATCTGTTAGCTAGGGGTGGCTAGGGGTACTTTAACTAGAGCACATTTGAAGTTTTTGATTTATGCATGGACTTCAAGTAAAAGGGTAGGTATCTGTTCCGAATAAAAAATTACGCCTGCAGCACTGTACTCGTGGTTGAGTGAAACTTCTAACTGTATAGCTCTCTTTGTTATTCAAATCGTTAGGTATCTTTCTTTTCACTCATCGAATGGAATATGGTCTTAGTCTAAACCAAGTCTAAACTTACCGAATATTGCATCGCCGCCTAAGAACACGATCTAGTAGGCGGGTTTTTGCCGCGCGGGTATGTCGCCGGCTTAATCAGGCCTGGCAGGCAATGCAAGCCCGGCGGCTAAAATAAATACCCGCCAGCATAGTGTGTAAGGAGCCTTTAGACAGAGCTTCGAGttcatttcgttttttttattattatttcatgacCATGGATACAGTTCATTTCGAGTTTCCATGGAGTTTCCCGCTTCTCCAAATTGACAGTTGTAATAATAAGTGCTGCCATGTCCAAAATAATCAATTGTATTTTAAAGTTAACGAAAACAGAAATGCACAAACAACACCGACATTTTCCGTATAAAGTACATATACCCAAAATAACATCAAAATAAATACTGTTAAGtagatttcataattttttatgaTGAGACGATGCCAATACTTTTTGAAGTCTGGCAAATTACTTTtcataaaggaaaaaaaaaaacaaaatggcgttACTCGTCCGCGCTGTTCGGTCGGATACTTCGGACAGGACAGGCCAAATTTTTCTTTAAATGGAATAGTCATACAATACAACATTTGAGATATTCTGTTTTGAtgtaatttcatttaaaaaattgccAAGATGTGGCACGAGGCTAGAAAGCAGGAGAAGATGATCCGGGGGATGATAGTGGACTACAGAAGGCGAGCCGAGCGTCGAAAAGACTTTTACGAGAAAATTGTATGTTCTTTACATTTTAATGCGATGTACATGATCTGGTGCTAATTTCTAACTGCTTAAAATATGAGAAATTTAATACGTATTGTTGTTCCTCAATTCCTCATTTAAATTTACTTCCCAAGATCTAACTAAGtagatatatgtattttattgacAACGTAATATATGTTTGTCTCAATAAGGAGTGCCAAGAGAACGCTTATGCGCCTGTTATTATGCGTACATGCACCTTAAACTTTGGTTCTTGTTACAGAAAGCTGAGCCAACACAATTTTTACAACTACATGGCAGGCCATGTAAGATACACTTGGACCCAGCTATAGCTGCAGCAGGAGAGGGACCGGCTATAATGTAagtattatagtatgaattatctcacaCGAATTTTTCGTTTttgggccctaatctgttaaacaaaaggtattgtttcctttatgcagtggttacactgctttCTGCAAATAGCCCCGACATAAGTAACAGGAACaacccgtttaaaaagcaaatttaccatcctatttatattatatggttcaaattcatgaaacagcccattcggagataacacgcTTTTATATGTCCAAAGAAAATaccaccctgattgttctctgaatgagctgtcacataaatttgaaccttaatactatcacgatagttgctttttaagcAACATGGTGGCTTTGGCACATGCTcaagaccgctcttaaaagaaacaaaggcttttgtttaacagcttAGGGCTTGAGCCTGAAAAAGTCATCCGAGATAATTCATACTGTACTGCTCTTTGTATTCTAATATGATTATCCATTGCTCTAGAATACATTTACTTTTATACTGGTACAGATTCAGGGTAAtcctaattttatattattctacGTTTCTCCTTATGGTTAAATAAATTGATATATGCACTATCCTCATGCCGGATTAGGATATCCACTCCGTTTCGATGGATTGACCACCTTCATTCAAAACATACAAACAAGCATTTCCTTTGTCTTGTAAAATTttcgaatatataaaatttaaccTAATGAAAAAATACAAGTAGATTAAAACTTCCTTAGCTATAATTTTGTATGGTGGGAGGCACAAGGCTATATACTGCATGACCCAAAAACAATCTGCCCTAAAATCAACCAGCTTCCCTCATAATTGGTCTCCTATTCACACCATTATAGTCCTACATCAAACAATGTGTTGAATTGAAATgagtattgtaaataaatacattacatacatataatcacgcctatttcccggaggggtaggcagagaccacggatttccacttgctacgatcctgacatacctctttcgcttccttcactttcataacattcctcatacacacATATTTCGCACACAAGtagattttgaaaatttatagttttttgtttgtttgttattgtgacatttgtggctgtttcaaatatttttctaaatgtTAGCAATATTTCAGGATGCCTTGGCAAGGAGACACAAGCAACATGATTGACAGATTTGATGTTAGAGCACATTTAGATTATATTCCGGAAGTGAAAATTCCTTTTGTGGCCCCGGAAGATTTGAGCCAAGAAGAGAGGCAATGTAACTACGAAAGTTACAGGATTCTGGCACAGAATGCGTTTCTTGGAATAAGTATgcattatgtattttgtattgttttgtgttttttataatttatttttacattcatattataaataacctaaACTAAGACCTGCAATCAGTAAAGGAAATAATTTAAACCTggttaaattacaaactaaattttattatgTGTATGATACACACATGTCAAATCATTGATCTATATTGATTTCACataatgtttgatgtttaaacaAATTGGTTTGCTTTATTTTCAGGCGAAGAAAAATTCCTTCAACAATTAGCAATTGAGGAACAATTTGGCGTAACTTTTGAAGAGAAGGAGATGCAAAAAGAGAGGTTAAACGAAAAGAAAGGGACGGGTGCTGCTATAGGATACAATTATAATGACCCCGGAGCACAACCGTCTTGCTCCAACCCTACTGGTAGATTCAActttactatacatataaaactcAATCTGCTGTGACGCTTGCAGACAATAATGGGACATCATATACACTAGTTTTGTTCTGGCAATGTTGATGCCTTTAGTGTTAACTTACAGGCCCTGACGTTAAAAAAACAGAACAGCAGGAGGATTCTGATGATGACTCTGATCTGGAAATCATTGATGTGGATCTGAGCATAGATGTCAACAAGGTGGAGGCCTCACAGGTGAGTTTATCTCAGGGTATTAAATAATGCTTATCCAGTGGTGTAACTATAGTTCGTTGGCATTAAAAATGCAGTAAAATCATCATTGTCTGCCAGCCTAGCCACACCCTTACCAATCAAATCATTCCTCATTACAAAATCAAGTTCACAGTTACCAGTTGAAGGCACACTTTCTAATTatctatacagggtggaaaggtAAAATGCCATGGGCAATTTGCCCCCGAGACGGGTAGTTTGACCGAGAGGCTGTGTGCACAGGCCCCCATTGCCATGGGCCTCAGTTGATATAGTTACGCCACTGTCCTTATCTAATTGAATACATGCCATAGTAATCTAATTAAAATACTACGTTTTCGTAATACCCAACTACAAAACCTGACTCAAACATTTTAACTTCTAGATCTTAGAGGCAATAATGATAGGAGAATGCATAGCAAATTTTCCACATGCATACTTTCTTTTGATTGCATATCTGGTGCAATATTGTACttaaattttcttataatatttcaatagtATTAGAGCCAAACcaaagatatattatgtaattccTTATAAGATATGTATAAAGTCTAAGAATATAATGTGCCtcggaaaataaagaaaaaatatgctTGAATCGATGGCGGccctacctttggcctatgcttgtgtagatggcgacactgtttgatatttaacaattttaacacatatcagtgaaacaacatgggtcgaagtcatatggcgttctaaaaataataaatcatttatccacatatatcaatatttttattcattttcatttttagttctaatcatgtgtcgaaagatggcagtaaatttactgtgactacaaaatttactatggcaataaccctctatacactctattctcgTTGGCCAAACTAAACAATATACTTCTCCGAGTACAGGCACATGAGTTGAACAGCGTGGGTCCTCTATTCGGCATGGCGGGCTGTGACCTGTTCTCGTTCCTCACGGGAGACGCTGATGATGCTGAGCATCAGAAGCAGCTGCTGCGGGAGGAAAAGGAGAAAGCCATGTTCTCGGGACGGAAGAGTCGAAAGGAGAGAAGGGCTCATCGGTGAGTTATCTTTATGTTACGGGGCTGCCATCTATCTGTttaagaaaatttatttttcaatgtgtCCAAGGCAAATGTGATAttaccacgaattaataaactagtggatgtgaaatgactcctatttagtatgaaaaccagtgtcgctaaactcacacattcatagccacgttaaaatatgtcacacacttacaaaattgctctgattcgtagcaactttccataccaaaaggttattaccggtggacatttctcgaacgaatatcaactgtaggctacatgagtgacggtttaaaatataatgtcaaagctatatgacatacgactctttcattatctcattcatctcacaaaagctcgctcaacgttcacctaatacaactactcaacaccagatggcgttattttatataattttaaaatcacttacttattacaggcgagaaaagggctaaaaaaccagtataagtaaggtctaattacgcatggtttgttacggatctcacggtcacgttacactggtgctttcgagatctctacacgcctgcgagtagctaaccgttggaacttctttccattcgacgatatagggaggggacagtgtaatcggagtgttttatcgatatttgtgtgttcagttaggtattgatatttcattaccgtatgttttaactaATTttgatgatactttatttatgattataatataggtagtgataatcgtgattgtatgaaaaataatatgtagtacagtacaacaaatatctaactaaaaatttgtttcttattaattgaccaactaggttgttaatgtgaacattaaatatatcttaaagtcaaacagataaaatcatagttctttaaaggtctattaactcggtattgctgttattttgtaatcacaaatctgcaattacttacataggtaagtattcgtctt belongs to Cydia strobilella chromosome 15, ilCydStro3.1, whole genome shotgun sequence and includes:
- the LOC134747995 gene encoding uncharacterized protein LOC134747995 — protein: MFDEEKEIISNTQSRILDLFAELDDKELKSLEQWLGSKKYRKDLENKKSIIRSDKLLQKIVDTIKKLVPFDAELPSENIMLPTVGDQADCNQVNTRHVDELLYDEEQVEQLVKEGKLSRHYCLDCNSQNIKELNLISHSMSRVQLQYIFKVLLPKDLEDKQILDVGSRFGGILYAAYYFTNASNIIGIEMNKECCEIQEKIIEQFGMDKNRIKIVHSDVTDKEDLVKKSNICIMNCFDFFVPIEEHRKMWYFFKEHLPKGSYVVLNRSIADTLTALDMFEEFIDWLSICRPFQLENEIFFAVEDLHEIFLYTVN